In Arachis hypogaea cultivar Tifrunner chromosome 2, arahy.Tifrunner.gnm2.J5K5, whole genome shotgun sequence, a genomic segment contains:
- the LOC140176961 gene encoding uncharacterized protein — protein sequence MVKSERLKSFRCKQPQLRVDKYKCLHECLINGDVDAARLGKIIILPSTFTGGPKYMMNNCKDAFDEIKREVTPFGLKVEDRPDILCRVFKIKLDGLIDDLTEGKIFGKILGNVCIIDFQKRGLPHAYILLFMSNEFKPQTPNDIDKHITAEISDENKRPNLHGTVQNYMVHSPCGPHTDNGRIVKKRECVLDNKFIVPYNPELLLKFGCHINVEYICQTSSIKYLLKYVHKGNDHVTTTLYNTGDLSEATQVVDEIRNYYDYEQPVVYSETSNVNDIIERVKSQVHVFGMDGGEHVISLCSKSDLS from the exons ATGGTAAAATCAGAGAGGTTAAAATCTTTTAGGTGTAAACAACCACAGTTGAGGGTTGATAAATACAAATGTCTGCATGAATGTCTTATAAACGGGGATGTAGATGCTGCAAGGCTTGGCAAAATAATCATTCTTCCCAGTACTTTTACTGGTGGACCTAAGTACATGATGAATAATTGTAAAGATGCATTT GATGAGATAAAAAGAGAAGTGACTCCCTTTGGATTAAAGGTAGAAGATCGCCCTGATATATTGTGTCGAGTTTTCAAGATCAAACTTGATGGATTGATTGATGACCTAACAGAGGGAAAAATATTTGGCAAAATTTTGGGAA atGTTTGCATTATAGATTTTCAAAAGAGAGGGCTTCCGCATGCATATATCCTTTTATTCATGAGTAATGAATTCAAGCCACAAACACCAAatgacatagacaaacatataacaGCTGAGATTTCTGATGAAAATAAAAGGCCAAATCTACATGGAACTGTTCAAAATTACATGGTACATAGTCCATGTGGTCC TCATACTGATAACGGTCGAATAGTGAAGAAAAGGGAATGTGTACTAGACAATAAGTTCATTGTTCCTTATAATCCAGAATTGTTGCTCAAGTTTGGGTGCCACATAAATGTGGAATACATATGCCAAACAAGTTCTATTAAGTATTTGCTTAAGTATGTACACAAGGGCAATGACCATGTAACAACTACCCTATACAACACTGGTGATCTGTCAGAAGCCACACAAGTTGTTGACGAAATTAGGAATTACTACGATT ATGAGCAACCTGTGGTTTATAGTGAAACTTCTAATGTGAATGATATCATCGAAAGAGTAAAATCTCAAGTCCATGTTTTTGGGATGGATGGCGGCGAACATGTCATATCCCTATGCTCGAAGTCTGACTTATCCTGA
- the LOC140176962 gene encoding uncharacterized protein produces MRFSIGTTTSDQDETEQFGECLLKVCYGLICDNMDGESEICLLEDIVISSSDQVFDELAHFSHPNILDNMSLKDFFKARTILAPTLDIVEEVNNHLMAIIPREKKLYLSLDSICMDEGNMESQLDLCGLELLNNINCSGLPPHKLIFKVGVLVMFLRNIDQSNGLCNGTRLEVRKFGNHVIECEVLTGNNVGHIALIPRMNMVPTNETVPVRFQRRQFPIIVSFAMTINKSQGQTLSHVELYLSKPVFTHG; encoded by the coding sequence atgagATTCTCTATAGGGACGACTACTTCAGATCAAGATGAGACAGAACAATTTGGTGAGTGCTTATTGAAAGTTTGTTATGGTCTAATATGTGACAATATGGATGGTGAATCTGAGATATGTCTTCTAGAAGATATTGTTATTTCTTCTTCAGACCAGGTATTTGATGAGTTGGCTCATTTTTCTCATCCAAATATTTTGGATAACATGTCCTTAAAGGATTTTTTCAAAGCAAGAACTATACTAGCTCCCACGCTGGACATCGTTGAAGAAGTCAACAACCATCTTATGGCTATCATTcctagagaaaaaaaattatatcttagttTGGATTCAATTTGTATGGATGAAGGAAATATGGAGAGTCAACTAGATCTCTGTGGTCTTGAATTACTGAATAACATAAATTGCTCTGGTTTGCCTCCACATAAATTAATATTCAAGGTTGGTGTTCTGGTGATGTTTTTGAGGAATATTGACCAATCCAATGGTCTTTGTAATGGTACAAGGCTAGAAGTTAGGAAATTTGGAAATCATGTCATAGAATGTGAAGTTTTAACGGGTAACAATGTTGGTCATATTGCTTTGATTCCAAGAATGAATATGGTACCAACAAATGAAACCGTCCCAGTTAGATTCCAACGAAGACAATTTCCCATAATAGTATCATTTGCCATGACAATTAATAAGTCTCAGGGACAAACTTTATCTCATGTTGAATTGTACTTGTCCAAACCAGTTTTTACACATGGCTAA